Proteins found in one Polyangiaceae bacterium genomic segment:
- a CDS encoding sigma-54-dependent Fis family transcriptional regulator: MFEPVMRSGAMRRLDRAIRTVADKDVTVSLTGESGTGKEVLARRVHELSHRRAGPFIPINCAAIPETLFESELFGHEKGAFTGATERTRGKIEAASGGTLFLDEVGETPLGVQAKLLRFLESRKFMRVGSSTKIAVDVRLVTATLRPLETEVREGRFRADLFYRIQGITLAVPPLRERQADIDPLVQQFVAEMSARHGTRPPRLTRAALAAFREHAWPGNVRELRNAVELVCVMREAKRVRVQDLPEAMRLSHALRLSSLPTSATAAGRQSGALEVRLDRPLQESVDAILAAALSLEGGNRSRAAQRLSVSLRTMQRFAARAARSAG; this comes from the coding sequence GTGTTCGAGCCGGTCATGCGCTCCGGCGCCATGCGGCGGCTCGATCGGGCCATCCGCACCGTGGCCGACAAGGACGTCACCGTGAGCCTGACCGGCGAGAGCGGGACGGGGAAGGAGGTGCTCGCTCGCCGCGTGCACGAGCTGTCCCATCGCCGCGCCGGCCCGTTCATCCCCATCAACTGTGCCGCCATCCCCGAGACCTTGTTCGAGAGCGAGCTGTTCGGTCACGAGAAGGGTGCGTTCACCGGGGCGACCGAGCGCACGCGCGGCAAGATCGAAGCCGCGTCCGGCGGCACGTTGTTCCTGGACGAGGTGGGGGAGACCCCGCTCGGGGTCCAGGCCAAGCTCCTGCGTTTCCTCGAGAGCCGCAAGTTCATGCGTGTGGGCAGCTCCACGAAGATCGCCGTGGACGTCCGCCTCGTCACCGCGACGCTGCGCCCGCTCGAAACAGAGGTCCGGGAGGGGCGCTTTCGCGCGGACCTCTTCTACCGCATCCAGGGCATCACGCTGGCGGTGCCGCCGCTGCGCGAACGTCAGGCGGACATCGATCCGCTGGTCCAACAGTTCGTCGCCGAGATGTCGGCGCGACATGGTACGCGCCCGCCCCGGCTCACGCGGGCCGCCTTGGCGGCGTTCCGGGAGCACGCCTGGCCGGGCAACGTCCGCGAGCTTCGCAACGCGGTGGAGCTCGTGTGTGTGATGCGAGAGGCCAAGCGCGTGCGCGTCCAGGACTTGCCCGAGGCGATGCGGCTCTCCCATGCGCTCCGCCTGAGCTCGCTGCCGACGTCGGCGACCGCCGCCGGGCGGCAGTCGGGCGCGCTGGAGGTGCGCCTGGACCGGCCGCTCCAGGAGTCCGTGGACGCCATCCTGGCTGCTGCCTTGAGCCTCGAAGGCGGGAACCGCTCACGCGCGGCGCAGCGCTTGTCGGTGAGCCTGCGTACGATGCAGCGCTTCGCCGCCCGCGCTGCGCGCTCAGCCGGCTGA
- a CDS encoding hydrogenase — MNPSVDVILTAVVLLNFVVLGTTRIHIAIRASAAQGLVLSLLPVLSGHGEGWRMVSLALGAAALKGVLIPWLLLKALRDVAIRREVEPYVSFVTSLVLCAVGTAAALLFAGRLPLAPEHQGTLIVPTALATLWAGFLGVSTRRKAVTQVVGYLVLENGIFVFGQLLIGAMPFLVEAGALLDLLAAVFVMGIVVNHIQREFSSVDIASLSRLKE; from the coding sequence ATGAACCCCAGCGTCGATGTCATCCTGACGGCGGTCGTGCTGCTCAACTTCGTGGTGCTCGGCACCACGCGCATCCACATCGCCATCCGGGCGTCGGCGGCGCAGGGCCTGGTGCTCAGCCTGTTGCCCGTGCTCTCCGGGCACGGCGAGGGCTGGCGCATGGTCAGCCTGGCGCTCGGCGCCGCGGCCCTGAAGGGCGTCTTGATTCCGTGGCTCCTGCTCAAGGCGCTGCGCGACGTCGCGATCCGGCGCGAGGTCGAGCCTTATGTGAGCTTCGTCACGTCGCTGGTCTTGTGCGCGGTCGGAACCGCGGCCGCGCTCTTGTTCGCCGGCCGGCTGCCCCTGGCCCCGGAGCACCAGGGCACGCTGATCGTGCCGACGGCGCTCGCCACGCTCTGGGCCGGGTTCCTCGGCGTCTCGACGCGGAGGAAAGCCGTGACCCAGGTGGTCGGTTACCTGGTGCTCGAGAACGGCATCTTCGTCTTCGGTCAGCTCTTGATCGGCGCGATGCCGTTCCTGGTGGAGGCCGGAGCGCTGCTCGATCTGTTGGCGGCGGTCTTCGTCATGGGCATCGTCGTCAACCACATCCAACGCGAGTTCTCCTCCGTCGACATCGCGAGCCTGTCTCGGCTGAAGGAGTGA
- a CDS encoding universal stress protein: MTHTTGRATLVCATDLSDASRVALDVALEIASLRSGAPLHLLYVVERVERIESTQAILDRWDERKARIKAQIEEEIAVVHQTTKRQVRADIRVAIRQGKPHQEIVRYALEVGADTIVVGTHGRTGLGHAVLGSVAERVARYAACDVVVAKPPEVREHMAALIKGSR, translated from the coding sequence ATGACGCACACTACCGGTCGAGCGACGCTCGTCTGCGCGACGGATCTGTCCGACGCTTCGCGCGTTGCACTGGACGTCGCGCTGGAGATCGCCAGTCTGCGAAGCGGTGCGCCGCTGCACCTGCTCTACGTGGTGGAGAGGGTGGAACGCATCGAGAGTACGCAGGCGATCCTCGACCGCTGGGACGAGCGCAAGGCGCGAATCAAGGCGCAGATCGAGGAGGAAATCGCGGTGGTCCACCAGACCACGAAACGCCAAGTGCGAGCGGACATACGGGTCGCGATCCGCCAAGGTAAGCCTCATCAGGAGATAGTTCGCTACGCGCTCGAGGTCGGGGCGGACACAATCGTAGTCGGCACGCACGGCCGTACGGGTCTCGGGCACGCGGTGCTGGGGTCCGTCGCGGAGCGGGTCGCGCGGTACGCAGCATGCGACGTCGTCGTGGCGAAGCCGCCCGAGGTGAGGGAGCACATGGCCGCACTGATCAAGGGGAGTCGCTGA
- a CDS encoding hydrogenase has product MPAPVHLAAGAIVLSATSGLPVLLDRERGTRAAPVLGVAAAVFGLTAAVWALASGESRLVLEWSLPFGRLGLGVDALAAAFLLPLFFVAALVWIYSHAYFDGPEQREQRVTVFPLLGVCVASIAGVFVATDGICFLIAWEVMALSAMFLVLTDHRAEGTREAGFIYLMATHAGTLCLFGAFILLGALTGGSELSGAPTGAASTPLGTAVFVLSLLGFGIKSGLMPGHVWLPAAHAAAPTPVSALMSGVLIKTGIYGLVRLTSLFPDPPLWWGASILTLGLLSAIGGVAYALGQHDIKRLLAYHSVENIGIIAMGLGVALVGRSMAQPAWVALGMAAALFHVLNHAVFKSLLFFGAGSVIRATHSRELEKMGGLLRAMPWTGAAFLVGAVAISGLPPLNGFVSEWLLYLALFDTLGAPGESAAWLWGALSAPGLALVGALALACFVKAFGGVFLGTPRTEAAARAHESPRAMLVPMLIGAATCVGLGIAPQAVVPLLDRAVAVASRGVAPNLGDRAAFGSLTVFGLGLVALSLLLVALVRRRARSVRRELTWDCGYAKPAASMQYTSSSFAEWLMRLLGWGLRPARHSPGLALDPQRAPRLEQLFPGEARFSSHVADLVLERGIAPGLAWLVRTASRARWLQQGRVQSYLLYIFVALVVLLSRV; this is encoded by the coding sequence ATGCCGGCTCCGGTTCATCTAGCCGCGGGCGCCATCGTCCTGTCCGCGACGAGCGGGCTGCCCGTGCTCCTCGACCGCGAGCGGGGCACCCGCGCGGCGCCGGTGCTGGGGGTCGCGGCCGCGGTCTTCGGCCTCACGGCAGCGGTCTGGGCGCTTGCCAGCGGCGAGAGCCGACTGGTCCTGGAGTGGAGCCTGCCCTTCGGCAGGCTCGGGCTCGGCGTGGACGCCCTGGCAGCGGCATTCCTCCTGCCGCTGTTCTTCGTGGCCGCGCTGGTCTGGATCTACTCCCACGCCTACTTCGACGGGCCGGAGCAGCGCGAGCAGCGCGTCACCGTGTTCCCGCTCCTGGGCGTGTGCGTCGCGTCCATTGCCGGCGTCTTCGTGGCCACCGACGGCATCTGCTTCCTGATCGCCTGGGAGGTGATGGCGCTCTCGGCGATGTTCCTGGTTCTGACCGATCACCGCGCGGAAGGCACGCGCGAAGCCGGGTTCATCTACCTGATGGCGACGCACGCGGGCACGCTGTGTCTGTTCGGTGCCTTCATCCTGCTCGGCGCGCTGACCGGCGGGAGCGAGCTGTCCGGCGCGCCGACCGGCGCGGCCTCGACGCCGCTCGGAACTGCCGTCTTCGTGCTCTCGCTCTTGGGGTTCGGGATCAAGTCGGGCCTGATGCCGGGTCACGTCTGGCTGCCCGCAGCGCACGCAGCGGCGCCCACGCCGGTCTCGGCGCTGATGAGCGGCGTGCTGATCAAGACGGGGATCTACGGCCTGGTGCGTCTCACCAGCCTGTTCCCCGATCCGCCGCTGTGGTGGGGTGCCAGCATCCTCACTCTCGGGCTCTTGTCCGCGATCGGCGGCGTCGCTTACGCGCTGGGGCAGCACGACATCAAGCGGCTGCTCGCCTACCACAGCGTGGAGAACATCGGCATCATCGCGATGGGGCTGGGCGTGGCGCTGGTGGGGCGAAGCATGGCCCAGCCCGCCTGGGTGGCGCTCGGGATGGCCGCGGCGCTCTTCCACGTGCTGAACCACGCGGTCTTCAAGTCCCTGCTGTTCTTCGGGGCCGGCTCGGTGATCCGCGCCACGCACAGCCGCGAGCTGGAGAAGATGGGCGGGCTCCTCCGCGCAATGCCCTGGACCGGGGCGGCCTTCCTGGTGGGCGCGGTGGCCATCTCCGGGCTGCCGCCGTTGAACGGCTTCGTCAGCGAGTGGCTGCTCTACCTGGCGCTGTTCGACACGCTGGGCGCGCCGGGCGAGAGCGCGGCGTGGCTTTGGGGAGCGCTCTCCGCGCCCGGCTTGGCGCTGGTCGGCGCCCTCGCACTGGCCTGCTTCGTCAAGGCGTTCGGCGGGGTGTTCCTGGGGACGCCCAGGACCGAGGCGGCCGCGCGGGCCCACGAGTCCCCGCGGGCGATGCTCGTCCCGATGCTGATCGGAGCGGCGACCTGCGTCGGCCTCGGCATCGCGCCCCAGGCCGTCGTGCCGCTCCTCGATCGAGCCGTTGCGGTCGCGAGCCGCGGGGTCGCCCCGAACCTCGGTGATCGCGCGGCGTTCGGCAGCCTCACGGTCTTCGGGCTCGGTTTGGTCGCGCTCTCTCTGCTCCTCGTCGCGCTGGTGCGCCGCCGTGCTCGCAGCGTGCGCCGCGAGCTGACCTGGGACTGTGGCTACGCCAAGCCGGCGGCCAGCATGCAGTACACCTCGTCGTCGTTCGCGGAGTGGTTGATGCGCCTGCTCGGGTGGGGACTCCGGCCCGCGCGTCACTCCCCGGGCTTGGCGCTGGACCCCCAACGAGCCCCGCGGTTGGAGCAGCTGTTCCCCGGGGAGGCTCGCTTCTCGAGCCACGTCGCCGACCTGGTCCTGGAACGCGGGATCGCACCCGGCCTGGCTTGGCTGGTACGCACGGCCAGCCGAGCGCGCTGGCTTCAGCAAGGCCGAGTCCAGAGCTATCTGCTCTACATCTTCGTCGCGCTCGTCGTCCTGCTCTCTCGGGTGTGA
- a CDS encoding NADH-quinone oxidoreductase subunit H, whose amino-acid sequence MQRALDIILHLSLLLVLPPLLLGVVNRTKALWSGRRGQPLLQLYYDLAKLSRKGLVLGSVTTPVFWLGPILSVATVVLAALLLPFGQHAPVVSFSGDLILFCYLLALARFFVAAAALDTGSAFEGMGAAREVTLASLAEPALFFGLLVLAKTSGGRSLQALLSDPWAGIDVRGTSAALVLIAASWLVVLLAETCRVPFDDPNTHLELTMIHEVMVLDHSGPLFCLVQYGAALKLFVLSALLTRLVAPVTVHHALGDWALFAVVVLAFGVVVGTIESVAARLRLVRVPQLLVSACLLSAFGLILVAR is encoded by the coding sequence ATGCAGCGAGCGCTCGACATCATCCTGCATCTGAGCCTGCTGCTCGTGCTGCCTCCGCTGCTCTTGGGCGTCGTGAATCGAACCAAGGCCCTGTGGTCGGGGCGTCGCGGACAACCCCTGCTCCAGCTCTACTACGACCTGGCGAAGCTCAGCCGGAAGGGTCTGGTGCTGGGCTCGGTGACCACGCCGGTGTTCTGGCTCGGCCCCATCCTGAGCGTGGCGACCGTGGTCCTGGCGGCGCTGCTCCTCCCCTTCGGACAGCACGCGCCGGTCGTGTCGTTCTCCGGCGATCTGATCTTGTTCTGCTACCTGCTCGCGCTCGCGCGCTTCTTCGTGGCCGCGGCGGCGCTCGACACCGGCTCGGCCTTCGAGGGCATGGGCGCGGCGCGGGAGGTCACGCTGGCGAGCCTGGCCGAGCCGGCGCTGTTCTTCGGCCTGCTGGTCCTGGCCAAGACCAGCGGCGGGCGCTCGCTCCAGGCGCTCCTCTCCGACCCCTGGGCGGGCATCGACGTGAGGGGCACGAGCGCGGCCCTGGTGCTGATCGCGGCCAGCTGGCTGGTCGTGCTCCTGGCCGAGACGTGCCGGGTGCCCTTCGACGACCCGAACACCCACCTCGAGCTCACGATGATCCACGAGGTCATGGTGCTCGACCACAGCGGCCCGCTCTTCTGCCTGGTTCAGTACGGCGCGGCGCTGAAGCTGTTCGTGCTGTCGGCGCTGCTCACGCGGCTGGTGGCGCCCGTCACCGTGCACCACGCGCTCGGCGACTGGGCGCTGTTCGCCGTCGTCGTGCTGGCGTTCGGCGTGGTGGTGGGGACCATCGAGTCCGTCGCGGCTCGGCTGCGGCTGGTGCGCGTCCCGCAGCTCCTGGTCTCGGCCTGCCTGCTCTCGGCCTTCGGCTTGATCTTGGTGGCGAGGTGA
- a CDS encoding radical SAM protein: MARVAVVFPPLRISRDFVDYPYFADLGALSATAVLEQAGHQVSLCDALGTPDAGAGAADGSWFAIGSAPETPAADVFVVAFTPFHRPPAREPFLGATLERIVAACPASPVVLADLYQSGQHYVGADPAQILAAYPEVSVLLRYEAEAVLAEQVARLALRRPEVPEVVDCPEPADLDALPLPAWHAIDVGARFRLHARVMAELGRPSWAFPIDGLSLPLVTSRGCPYRCIHCSSNPGTAPGAPKRQRRLSAAALARHLDQLVALGARRVHVLDELCNANERHFDTLLELVRERDLGLEIPNGLRADHLTERQIEALRGRVTTLSVSAESGAQRVVSEIVDKDLDLGQITRVAEQVGAAGVPLLVHFMIGLPGETREEINQTLDFALDLHERFGAWPSVQFATPLPGTRLARAVRQLPLVSDFGPYFQKRASATNDAASPLELEQFKQTFDLRLSAMSGPKKVILNVTYKCNNHCTFCALGTGAQVDGNFERQRQQLDDHRRRGATLLDLDGGEPTVYDQLFPLIHYARGIGYEKVHVTTNGRRAYYPEYAEKLAHSGATSILFSLHGPSRHVHAANVGVPEAFDQTLRGVKNVMAAAPAGLELGAAVTLTLSNHRHLGELAALVHELGLRRLDVQFLTPFGRATETVAPDTRQAAEIVMRVIDAWHDRMKLRVLNLPWCFLPGYEQYLTADLAMLQHHTVLVRDDEVNLFDYLRTQRRYERGCGTCTRKVFCGGFYRLADVPEPQWLLQPQDLVRPVAP; the protein is encoded by the coding sequence ATGGCCAGGGTCGCCGTCGTTTTCCCGCCGCTCAGGATCTCGCGCGACTTCGTCGACTACCCGTACTTCGCCGATCTCGGGGCGCTCTCGGCGACGGCGGTCCTGGAACAGGCGGGGCACCAAGTGAGCCTGTGCGACGCGCTCGGGACCCCCGACGCCGGCGCAGGGGCGGCGGACGGTTCCTGGTTCGCCATCGGAAGCGCCCCGGAGACCCCCGCGGCAGACGTGTTCGTGGTGGCCTTCACGCCGTTCCATCGCCCGCCGGCGCGGGAGCCGTTCCTCGGGGCGACGCTCGAGCGCATCGTCGCGGCATGCCCAGCGAGCCCTGTCGTGCTCGCCGACCTCTACCAGAGCGGGCAGCACTACGTCGGCGCGGACCCCGCGCAGATCCTCGCAGCCTACCCAGAGGTCAGCGTGCTGCTTCGCTACGAGGCCGAAGCCGTGCTGGCAGAGCAAGTGGCGCGCCTCGCCCTTCGGCGACCCGAGGTGCCCGAGGTAGTGGACTGTCCGGAGCCCGCCGACCTCGACGCCCTGCCGCTGCCGGCCTGGCACGCCATCGACGTCGGCGCGCGCTTCCGCTTGCACGCGCGGGTGATGGCCGAGCTGGGCCGGCCGAGCTGGGCGTTTCCCATCGACGGGCTCTCGCTGCCGCTGGTGACCTCCCGCGGCTGTCCCTACCGCTGCATCCACTGCTCGTCGAACCCTGGCACGGCGCCGGGGGCTCCGAAGCGCCAGCGGCGTTTGTCGGCCGCGGCGCTCGCGCGCCACCTCGATCAGCTGGTCGCGCTCGGCGCTCGGCGAGTCCACGTGCTCGACGAGCTCTGCAACGCGAACGAGCGCCACTTCGACACGCTGCTCGAGCTGGTTCGGGAGCGAGACCTCGGCCTGGAGATCCCCAACGGCCTGCGCGCCGACCACCTGACGGAGCGGCAGATCGAGGCGCTGCGCGGCCGCGTCACCACGCTCAGCGTGAGCGCGGAGAGCGGCGCACAGCGCGTGGTCAGCGAGATCGTGGACAAAGATCTGGACCTCGGCCAGATCACTCGGGTCGCGGAGCAGGTGGGCGCGGCCGGCGTTCCGCTGCTCGTGCACTTCATGATCGGGCTCCCCGGCGAGACGCGGGAGGAGATCAACCAGACCCTGGATTTCGCCCTCGACCTGCACGAGCGCTTCGGCGCCTGGCCCAGCGTGCAGTTCGCGACGCCGCTGCCGGGGACGCGGCTCGCGCGCGCCGTCCGGCAGCTGCCGCTGGTCTCGGACTTCGGACCGTACTTCCAGAAGCGGGCCAGCGCGACCAACGACGCGGCCTCGCCGCTCGAGCTCGAGCAGTTCAAACAGACCTTCGACCTGCGCCTGTCTGCGATGTCGGGGCCCAAGAAGGTGATCCTGAACGTCACCTACAAGTGCAACAACCACTGCACGTTCTGCGCGCTGGGAACGGGCGCGCAGGTGGACGGAAACTTCGAACGCCAGCGACAGCAGCTCGACGACCACCGGCGCCGCGGCGCGACGCTGCTCGACCTCGACGGCGGTGAGCCCACCGTCTACGACCAGCTCTTCCCGCTGATCCACTACGCCCGCGGCATCGGCTACGAGAAGGTCCACGTCACCACCAACGGCCGCAGGGCGTACTACCCGGAGTACGCCGAGAAGCTCGCGCACAGCGGCGCGACGAGCATCCTGTTCAGCCTGCACGGCCCGAGCCGGCACGTGCACGCCGCCAACGTCGGCGTGCCGGAGGCCTTCGACCAGACGCTCCGCGGAGTGAAGAACGTGATGGCGGCAGCGCCCGCCGGGCTCGAGCTCGGCGCCGCCGTGACCCTCACGCTCTCGAACCACCGCCACCTGGGCGAGCTCGCCGCGCTGGTCCACGAGCTCGGCCTGCGCAGGCTCGACGTCCAGTTCTTGACTCCGTTCGGTCGGGCCACCGAGACGGTGGCGCCGGACACGCGACAAGCCGCGGAGATCGTGATGCGGGTCATCGACGCGTGGCACGACCGGATGAAGCTGCGAGTGCTCAACCTGCCGTGGTGCTTCTTGCCCGGTTACGAGCAGTACCTGACCGCCGACCTCGCCATGCTCCAACACCACACGGTGCTGGTGCGCGACGACGAGGTGAACCTGTTCGACTACCTCCGCACCCAACGCAGGTACGAACGGGGATGTGGGACATGCACCCGAAAGGTGTTCTGCGGCGGGTTCTACCGGCTCGCGGACGTGCCGGAGCCCCAGTGGCTGCTTCAGCCCCAGGACTTGGTCCGTCCCGTTGCCCCTTGA
- a CDS encoding PTS sugar transporter subunit IIA, producing MRLTLPEAAELLGTGEAQVEDLVVNSALPAFKMHDRLWVNRSELLEWAASRGVRFSRRVYSHGASNLSAALSRGGSHELVAASLDTALAELVQRLALPPDVDRAELLDVLQVRDPCSPTVVAPGVLIPHARMPIVLDVEEPLLGLGYLREPLRIGSDSVGAVFLLVTPTVRAHLHLLARLARVLHDPSLCGAIERRESLELLLQLVVEADEPVSVR from the coding sequence GTGCGACTCACCCTCCCCGAGGCGGCCGAGCTGCTCGGCACCGGCGAAGCCCAGGTCGAAGACCTGGTCGTCAACAGCGCGTTGCCCGCGTTCAAGATGCACGACCGGCTGTGGGTCAACCGGTCGGAGCTCTTGGAGTGGGCGGCGTCTCGCGGCGTGCGCTTCTCGCGGCGCGTGTACTCGCACGGCGCGTCGAACCTGTCCGCCGCGCTTTCGCGGGGCGGGAGCCACGAGCTCGTCGCAGCGTCGCTCGACACCGCGCTCGCCGAGCTCGTCCAGCGCTTGGCGCTCCCGCCCGACGTCGATCGAGCCGAGCTCCTCGACGTGCTCCAGGTCCGCGACCCGTGCTCGCCGACGGTCGTCGCCCCAGGGGTTCTGATCCCACACGCGCGCATGCCCATCGTGCTCGACGTCGAGGAGCCGCTGCTCGGCCTGGGCTACCTGCGAGAACCGCTGCGGATCGGCTCGGACAGCGTCGGAGCCGTCTTCCTGCTGGTGACGCCGACCGTGCGCGCCCACCTGCACCTGCTCGCTCGACTGGCGCGCGTGCTCCACGATCCGAGCCTGTGCGGCGCCATCGAGCGGCGAGAGAGCCTCGAGCTCTTGCTTCAGCTCGTCGTGGAGGCCGACGAGCCCGTCTCGGTGCGCTGA